One window of bacterium genomic DNA carries:
- a CDS encoding M28 family peptidase, giving the protein MATRMSTDQEQALGNAVSASKLMQFTRGVAKWVRLSGSEDEAKAFDYVQETLRGFGLEVQRHAHDALVSWPGPASLEILGPDGAAAGRVECITHSFAASTPPEGLEGEIVDAGPGATPSARGKIALIDGLAMPVKARAAEDAGTVAAIFINPAHLHEMIISSVWGAPTPETLGALPKLVAVSVKESDGAVLRARAREGGLRVRIRAEVDTRWRKTPLLTADLPGREDRFVLFSGHIDSWHYGAMDNGSANAVMIEMARLLSKRRRRLRRGIRFAFWSGHSHGRYSGSTWYADTHWNELHRRAVLHLNIDSPGAKGATVLNEGLTMAETWSLAADCVRLVADQELERRRVTRMGDQSFWGIGLPSLFVGVSEQPAGDSAAGAAIAALSGGHVSGGLGWWWHTTEDTMDKIDRDNLARDARIYARILWRWCTAPVLPLDYRATAAEFRETLRDIQRAAGGAFDLGPALAAADRFAAAAEALHTRAAPLADALGHARGARRQRDAADAINAALMRAGRALIPVGYTTTGPFDHDRALPVAPIPSLQPAARLGQLPQDGMERHALETRLVRDRNKVTHALETAAEAFEEAAGRTG; this is encoded by the coding sequence GTGGCGACCAGGATGTCCACCGACCAGGAACAGGCGCTCGGCAACGCCGTTTCCGCGTCCAAACTGATGCAGTTCACACGCGGCGTGGCGAAATGGGTGCGGCTCTCCGGCAGCGAGGACGAGGCCAAGGCCTTCGATTATGTCCAGGAGACGCTGAGGGGCTTCGGCCTCGAGGTGCAGCGGCACGCCCACGACGCGCTCGTCTCCTGGCCGGGACCCGCGTCGCTCGAGATTCTCGGCCCGGACGGGGCGGCGGCCGGGCGGGTCGAGTGCATCACGCACTCCTTCGCGGCCTCGACGCCGCCCGAGGGTCTCGAGGGCGAGATCGTCGACGCGGGCCCGGGAGCCACCCCGTCCGCCCGCGGGAAGATCGCGCTCATCGACGGCCTCGCCATGCCGGTGAAGGCGCGCGCCGCCGAGGACGCCGGGACCGTCGCGGCCATCTTCATCAACCCCGCGCACCTGCACGAGATGATCATCTCGAGCGTCTGGGGCGCCCCCACGCCCGAGACCCTCGGCGCCCTGCCGAAGCTCGTCGCCGTCTCCGTCAAGGAGTCCGACGGCGCGGTCCTGCGCGCCCGCGCGCGCGAGGGCGGGCTCCGCGTCCGCATCCGCGCGGAGGTGGACACGCGGTGGCGCAAGACGCCGCTGCTGACCGCGGACCTGCCGGGCCGCGAGGACCGCTTCGTCCTGTTCAGCGGGCACATCGACTCGTGGCACTACGGCGCGATGGACAACGGCAGCGCCAACGCGGTGATGATCGAGATGGCGCGCCTCCTCAGCAAGCGCCGCCGGCGCCTCCGGCGCGGGATCCGGTTCGCGTTTTGGTCCGGTCACTCGCACGGTCGCTACTCCGGCTCGACCTGGTACGCCGACACGCACTGGAACGAGCTCCACCGCCGCGCGGTCCTTCACCTCAACATCGACTCCCCCGGCGCGAAGGGCGCGACCGTCCTGAACGAAGGGCTGACGATGGCGGAGACCTGGTCGCTCGCGGCCGACTGCGTGCGCCTGGTCGCCGACCAAGAGCTCGAGCGGCGCCGCGTCACGAGGATGGGCGACCAGTCGTTCTGGGGGATCGGCCTGCCGTCGCTCTTCGTCGGCGTCTCCGAGCAGCCCGCCGGCGACTCCGCCGCGGGCGCCGCGATCGCGGCGCTGAGCGGCGGACACGTCTCAGGCGGACTCGGCTGGTGGTGGCACACGACGGAAGACACGATGGACAAGATCGACCGGGACAACCTTGCGCGCGACGCGCGGATCTACGCGAGGATCCTGTGGCGGTGGTGCACGGCGCCGGTCCTGCCGCTCGACTACCGCGCGACGGCCGCGGAGTTCAGGGAGACGCTGCGGGATATCCAGCGCGCCGCCGGCGGCGCCTTCGATCTCGGACCGGCCCTCGCGGCGGCCGACCGGTTCGCGGCCGCCGCGGAAGCGCTGCACACCAGGGCGGCGCCGCTCGCAGACGCGCTCGGACACGCTCGCGGCGCCCGCAGGCAGCGCGACGCGGCCGACGCAATCAACGCCGCCCTGATGCGCGCCGGGCGGGCGTTGATCCCGGTGGGCTACACGACAACCGGCCCGTTCGACCACGACCGGGCGCTCCCGGTCGCGCCGATTCCGTCGCTGCAGCCCGCGGCCCGGCTGGGACAATTGCCGCAGGACGGCATGGAACGCCACGCCCTCGAGACCCGGCTCGTCCGCGACCGGAACAAGGTAACGCACGCGCTGGAAACCGCGGCCGAGGCGTTCGAAGAAGCCGCGGGCCGGACAGGCTAG
- the guaB gene encoding IMP dehydrogenase — translation MTEPFEIGLTFDDVLLVPRRSAVSTRRQIGTRTPLCRGLDLAIPIVSASMDTVTEGAMAIAMAREGGIGIIHRFLPIEEHVAEVRRVKRAESVVIDAPYTLPPDGTVGQAAAFMDEHGSAGILVIDPERRLLGIVTARDVLFEAGAADRPITTVMTPRERLITAPAGTPVEEAKQILHRHRIEKLPLVDQGGRLVGLITSRDIQSRQRHPQATKDARGRLQVGAAIGVRGDYLERAEALVAAEVDVLVIDIAHGHSDLSFATIDAVRGRCGKVPLIAGNVATAEGTRDLIARGVDGVKVGVGPGSTCTTRIVTGSGVPQLTAILECARAAAGSGVPVIGDGGIRGSGDLVKALAGGAATVMLGNLLAGTEESPGASVSRNGRQFKLYRGMASLWASAERRDMPQEDDLLSEIVPEGVEALVPYRGRVAGVLAQLVGGLRSGMSYCGATTLAELRANAKFIRMTDAGVRESMPHDVDTLS, via the coding sequence ATGACCGAGCCGTTCGAGATCGGCCTGACCTTCGACGACGTCCTGCTGGTGCCGCGTCGCTCCGCGGTGAGCACGCGCCGGCAGATCGGTACCCGCACGCCGCTCTGTCGCGGCCTCGATCTCGCCATCCCCATCGTGAGCGCCAGCATGGATACGGTGACGGAAGGCGCGATGGCGATCGCGATGGCGCGGGAAGGCGGCATCGGCATTATCCACCGATTCCTGCCGATCGAAGAGCACGTTGCCGAGGTGCGGCGGGTGAAACGCGCCGAGAGCGTCGTGATCGACGCGCCCTACACGCTGCCGCCGGACGGCACCGTGGGCCAAGCCGCGGCCTTCATGGACGAGCACGGCTCCGCCGGGATCCTTGTGATCGACCCGGAGCGGCGGCTGCTCGGTATCGTGACCGCGCGGGACGTTCTCTTCGAGGCGGGAGCCGCGGATCGGCCGATCACCACGGTGATGACACCGCGCGAGCGCCTGATCACCGCACCCGCCGGCACGCCGGTGGAAGAGGCGAAGCAGATCCTGCACCGCCACCGGATCGAGAAGCTGCCGCTCGTCGATCAAGGCGGCCGGCTCGTCGGCCTGATCACGAGCCGCGACATCCAGAGCCGCCAGCGCCACCCGCAGGCGACGAAGGACGCGCGGGGACGCCTCCAGGTCGGGGCGGCGATCGGCGTGCGCGGCGACTACCTCGAGCGCGCCGAGGCGCTCGTGGCCGCGGAAGTGGACGTGCTGGTGATCGACATCGCCCACGGGCACTCGGACCTCTCGTTCGCGACGATCGACGCGGTGCGCGGGCGCTGCGGCAAAGTGCCGCTGATCGCCGGCAACGTCGCCACCGCGGAGGGCACGCGCGACCTGATCGCGCGCGGCGTGGATGGCGTGAAGGTCGGCGTCGGGCCCGGCTCGACCTGCACGACGCGGATCGTCACGGGCTCGGGCGTGCCGCAGCTCACCGCGATCCTCGAGTGCGCGCGGGCCGCGGCCGGCTCCGGCGTGCCCGTGATCGGCGACGGGGGGATCCGCGGATCGGGCGACCTCGTGAAGGCCCTCGCCGGCGGCGCCGCGACCGTCATGCTCGGCAACCTGCTCGCCGGCACCGAGGAGAGCCCGGGCGCGAGCGTCAGCCGCAACGGCCGGCAGTTCAAGCTGTACCGGGGCATGGCGAGTCTGTGGGCGTCCGCGGAGCGGCGGGATATGCCGCAGGAGGACGACCTGCTCTCCGAGATCGTGCCGGAGGGCGTGGAGGCGCTCGTCCCGTACCGCGGCAGGGTGGCCGGCGTGCTGGCGCAGCTCGTCGGCGGCCTGCGGTCAGGGATGAGCTACTGCGGCGCCACGACGCTTGCGGAGCTGCGCGCCAACGCCAAGTTCATCCGCATGACCGACGCCGGCGTGCGCGAGAGCATGCCGCACGACGTCGACACCTTGTCCTGA